Proteins co-encoded in one Blastocatellia bacterium genomic window:
- a CDS encoding chromate transporter, whose protein sequence is MIPPIPQEVVKNAHWLTHQQFVDGMALGQMTSMCPVLITAIFCWLLCSRHF, encoded by the coding sequence ATGATCCCACCAATTCCACAGGAAGTAGTTAAAAACGCTCATTGGCTTACACATCAGCAATTTGTTGATGGTATGGCTTTAGGACAAATGACCTCTATGTGCCCAGTTTTAATCACAGCTATTTTTTGTTGGCTATTATGTAGCAGGCATTTTTAG